One Meles meles chromosome 11, mMelMel3.1 paternal haplotype, whole genome shotgun sequence DNA segment encodes these proteins:
- the TMEM250 gene encoding transmembrane protein 250 isoform X1, producing MPRGRRRLSGGEQERGTRLRRKRAGGKAQVVYRATRPPHRPGGADGVPRGTGLERRGEGPSAARAVTAEPSRQRLHFEEHLLKYPPFLPPAAPHAARAPFRASPAPSAGAAPPPPRGPGAQRPGRRSPPQGRAAGTGAAGGPEARAGGFGPGTRRTGSAEGSPAAAPSVGDAEPHLRGSDPEPGRPETLHESAREPPGPAGATPGAAAAVGPARPQLRGPRTREDGARVRRGGCPRSHAQAHHRRLRSTDRAAGGVRGTRRRAAVLRTARTQAAAPPGAQLPRAGLGAHDACADRCADTVLPPARRSARAPMPVMPIPRRVRSFHGPHTTCLHAACGPARASRLARTKYNNFDVYVRARWLYGFIRFLLYFSCSLFTAALWGALAALFCLQYAGVRVLLRFQLKLSVLLLLLGRRRVDFRLLNELLIYGIRVTVLLVGGLGWCFMVFVDM from the exons ATGCCGCGCGGGCGGAGGCGGCTTTCCGGAGGGGAGCAGGAGCGCGGCACGCGGCTGAGGCGGAAGCGAGCCGGCGGGAAGGCACAGGTCGTGTACCGAGCAACGCGACCTCCGCACAGACCTGGAGGGGCCGACGGGGTGCCCCGGGGGACGGGGCTGGAGCGGCGCGGCGAGGGCCCGAGTGCGGCGCGGGCGGTTACTGCAGAACCCAGCCGGCAGAGGCTGCATTTTGAGGAACATTTACTGAAATATCCTCCTTTTCTGCCACCTGCTGCCCCTCACGCCGCTCGGGCCCCTTTCCGGGCTTCCCCCGCTCCCTCCGCGGGCGCGGCCCCGCCTCCTCCCCGAGGGCCCGGAGCGCAAAGGCCGGGACGCAGGAGCCCGCCGCAGGGACGCGCAGCAGGGACGGGTGCGGCAGGCGGGCCGGAGGCGAGGGCCGGGGGCTTCGGGCCTGGGACGCGGCGGACCGGCAGCGCGGAGGGGAGCCCGGCGGCGGCCCCCAGCGTCGGGGACGCGGAGCCGCATCTACGAGGGAGCGACCCGGAACCCGGCAGGCCTGAAACCCTTCACGAGTCCGCGCGCGAGCCTCCGGGTCCCGCTGGGGCAACGCCGGGCGCCGCGGCGGCAGTGGGCCCCGCCCGGCCGCAGCTCCGCGGGCCGCGGACACGTGAGGACGGCGCGCGCGTGCGCAGAGGGGGCTGCCCACGGTCGCACGCGCAGGCCCACCATCGGCGCCTGCGCAGTACAGACCGAGCAGCCGGCGGCGTACGCGGGACGAGGCGTCGGGCGGCAGTGCTAAGGACGGCGCGCACGCAG GCCGCGGCACCCCCCGGGGCTCAGCTGCCGCGCGCGGGCCTGGGTGCCCATGACGCCTGTGCCGACCGCTGCGCGGACACCGTGCTGCCACCAGCTCGCCGCAGCGCCCGGGCCCCGATGCCGGTCATGCCCATCCCGCGGCGGGTGCGCTCCTTCCACGGCCCGCACACCACCTGCCTGCACGCGGCCTGCGGGCCGGCGCGCGCCTCCCGCCTGGCGCGCACCAAGTACAACAACTTCGACGTGTACGTGCGCGCGCGCTGGCTGTACGGCTTCATCCGCTTCCTGCTGTACTTCAGCTGCAGCCTGTTCACCGCCGCGCTCTGGGGCGCGCTGGCCGCGCTCTTCTGCCTGCAGTACGCGGGCGTGCGCGTGCTGCTGCGCTTCCAGCTCAAGCTGtcggtgctgctgctgctgctgggccgCCGGCGCGTGGACTTCCGCCTCCTCAACGAGCTGCTCATCTACGGCATCCGCGTGACCGTGCTGCTGGTCGGGGGCCTGGGCTGGTGCTTCATGGTCTTCGTGGACATGTGA
- the TMEM250 gene encoding transmembrane protein 250 isoform X2: MPVMPIPRRVRSFHGPHTTCLHAACGPARASRLARTKYNNFDVYVRARWLYGFIRFLLYFSCSLFTAALWGALAALFCLQYAGVRVLLRFQLKLSVLLLLLGRRRVDFRLLNELLIYGIRVTVLLVGGLGWCFMVFVDM; encoded by the coding sequence ATGCCGGTCATGCCCATCCCGCGGCGGGTGCGCTCCTTCCACGGCCCGCACACCACCTGCCTGCACGCGGCCTGCGGGCCGGCGCGCGCCTCCCGCCTGGCGCGCACCAAGTACAACAACTTCGACGTGTACGTGCGCGCGCGCTGGCTGTACGGCTTCATCCGCTTCCTGCTGTACTTCAGCTGCAGCCTGTTCACCGCCGCGCTCTGGGGCGCGCTGGCCGCGCTCTTCTGCCTGCAGTACGCGGGCGTGCGCGTGCTGCTGCGCTTCCAGCTCAAGCTGtcggtgctgctgctgctgctgggccgCCGGCGCGTGGACTTCCGCCTCCTCAACGAGCTGCTCATCTACGGCATCCGCGTGACCGTGCTGCTGGTCGGGGGCCTGGGCTGGTGCTTCATGGTCTTCGTGGACATGTGA